A part of Aspergillus flavus chromosome 1, complete sequence genomic DNA contains:
- a CDS encoding putative glutamate-1-semialdehyde 2,1-aminomutase, whose amino-acid sequence MTASSEASKCALEEAQRLLISAEKAFIEHNPKSKAQHKVASEVLPGGNTRSILHTDPFPICMERGEGIKLVDVDGHEYLDLVGEMTAGLFGHTNPIIRDTIISTVSKTGLDLGATTRAESLFAKAICQRITSIEQLRFCNSGTEANLHALSIARGATGRSKVIVFEGGYHGGVLTFAHGVAENNVDKEDWIIGKYNDVEGTRKLISENKGIAAAVLVEGMQGAGGCIPGTAEFLHTIQNETRANGMIFILDEVMTSRLAPGGLQSVIRNPYDGAPLKPDMTTLGKWIAGGMTIGAFGGRKDLLAAYDPRPSSGSSERKIQISHSGTFNNNTLAMNVGLAALERVFTPEACMELNKIGDWFHRGLEERCQGTKMTVTGIGAVCNIHFTSNVGNAGITSVDDLATESNGVEPILKDLFWYYAIRHGYWIARRGMLSLILGTSKGDLQGFLDVVEGFVREHREFLE is encoded by the exons ATGACCGCATCCTCGGAGGCTTCCAAATGTGCCCTAGAAGAGGCACAAAGGCTGCTTATCAGCGCAGAGAAAGCCTTTATCGAACACAACCCCAAATCCAAAGCTCAGCATAAAGTGGCCAGTGAAGTGTTACCAGGTGGCAACACTCGCTCAATACTCCACACCGATCCTTTCCCAATCTGCATGGAGCGTGGCGAAGGCATTAAGTTGGTAGATGTGGATGGACACGA ATATCTGGATCTGGTCGGAGAAATGACAGCTGGTCTATTCGGCCATACAAATCCGATTATCAGAGACACCATCATATCCACGGTTTCCAAAACAGGCCTCGATCTGGGCGCAACGACTAGGGCAGAGTCTCTGTTTGCAAAAGCGATTTGTCAGCGAATCACATCCATAGAACAATTACGTTTCTGCAACTCCGGTACAGAAGCAAATCTCCATGCGCTGAGTATCGCCCGCGGTGCGACGGGGAGATCCAAAGTCATTGTGTTCGAGGGCGGCTATCATGGCGGAGTTCTCACCTTTGCACACGGCGTTGCTGAGAACAATGTCGATAAAGAAGATTGGATTATCGGTAAATACAATGATGTGGAAGGGACTCGCAAGCTCATTTCTGAAAACAAAGGTATAGCTGCAGCCGTGCTTGTGGAGGGCATGCAAGGCGCAGGAGGGTGTATACCGGGCACTGCTGAATTCCTGCACACGATTCAGAACGAGACCAGGGCGAACGGGATGATATTTATTCTCGATGAGGTTATGACATCCCGGCTTGCGCCGGGCGGACTTCAATCTGTTATCCGAAATCCCTACGATGGCGCACCGTTGAAGCCTGATATGACCACTTTAGGAAAGTGGATTGCCGGAGGAATGACTATCGGTGCCTTTGGTGGTCGTAAGGATCTACTCGCCGCGTATGACCCACGGCCTTCGTCGGGCTCATCAGAGAGGAAGATTCAGATTAGCCATTCTGGAACTTTCAATAATAATACCCTGGCTATGAACGTTGGGTTGGCTGCGCTTGAGCGTGTCTTTACGCCTGAGGCTTGCATGGAACTCAACAAGATTGGGGATTGGTTCCATCGGGGCTTAGAAGAGCGCTGCCAAGGTACTAAAATGACCGTCACTGGGATAGGCGCAGTGTGTAACATTCACTTTACGTCGAACGTTGGCAATGCCGGAATCACCTCTGTGGATGATTTGGCAACAGAGTCGAATGGGGTTGAACCAATTTTGAAAGACTTGTTCTGGTATTATGCCATCCGTCACGGCTACTGGATAGCCAGACGTGGCATGTTGAGCTTGATCTTAGGAACTAGCAAAGGGGATCTCCAAGGCTTTCTTGATGTGGTGGAGGGCTTTGTCCGAGAGCATCGTGAATTTCTTGAGTAA
- a CDS encoding uncharacterized protein (expressed protein) has protein sequence MDKQEWTNASTAVMNEWGTIGDGYTSLLESAGEEGAIVAFGGYKYSVGQTLSYLAYRQNETIHRNSMETVRVYDISEQKWYTQQTSGDVPGWRMSGCTVVAPAQDLSSYSIDFFNANRYCNYVFGGMANTTALSDGNVYVLSVPSFRWIRVTDDNSIRIKHKCVRPQNNTMIVVGGNTPVTNREYDPLPQNCDSATFANGIGIFDLHSLSWMSNYNASYNDAYRIPSKVSDVIGGSETGGATVVSPKDGFNSTSMESLFKKRNNATDSGISSTSTSSTTGQSSSGSKKSLSGGGIAGVTVGCVAGVGLIAGLAWFLARRHRKAKAASSTRLAWQSDASAIPPLESPQKELYGSGPEVYEMGVRDQARFEMPAENMAMEMPAEGIKR, from the exons ATGGATAAACAAGAATGGACAAACGCATCAACTGCCGTTATGAATGAATGGGGAACCATAGGCGACGGATATACGAGCCTGCTTGAATCGGCTGGAGAGGAGGGCGCCATAGTAGCCTTTGGCGGGTATAAATATTCAGTTGGCCAGACGCTGTCCTATTTGGCCTATAGGCAAAATGAGACAATTCATCGG AACTCCATGGAAACGGTCCGTGTCTACGACATCTCGGAGCAGAAATGGTACACTCAGCAAACCTCTGGTGATGTTCCCGGCTGGCGAATGTCGGGCTGTACGGTTGTTGCTCCTGCCCAGGATCTATCATCATATTCAAT TGACTTTTTTAATGCTAATCGATACTGCAATTATGTATTCGGCGGAATGGCAAACACGACAGCGCTGTCAGATGGCAATGTCTACGTTCTCTCAGTGCCTTCATTCCGGTGGATTCGGGTTACTGATGACAACAGCATCCGTATTAAACACAAATGTGTCCGGCCTCAGAATAATACCATGATAGTGGTTGGAGGCAATACCCCAGTCACGAATCGAGAATATGACCCTTTACCACAGAACTGCGACAGTGCTACGTTTGCCAACGGGATAGGCATCTTCGACCTACACTCCCTCTCGTGGATGTCTAACTATAATGCAAGCTATAACGATGCCTATAGAATCCCTTCTAAGGTCTCCGACGTTATCGGCGGGAG TGAAACTGGCGGAGCGACAGTAGTTTCGCCCAAGGATGGATTCAATAGTACCAGTATGGAAAGTTTATTTAAGAAACGAAACAACGCCACGGATTCCGGTATTTCATCGACGTCGACTTCCAGTACAACTGGACAAAGCTCCAGTGGATCTAAGAAAAGCCTATCCGGCGGCGGTATTGCCGGAGTGACGGTTGGCTGCGTTGCTGGTGTGGGCTTGATCGCGGGCCTTGCATGGTTCCTCGCCCGAAGACACCGAAAAGCAAAAGCTGCGAGTAGCACTCGACTGGCATGGCAGAGCGACGCATCGGCTATTCCACCACTGGAAAGCCCTCAGAAAGAGCTGTATGGTAGCGGACCAGAGGTCTATGAGATGGGAGTCAGGGATCAAGCTCGCTTCGAGATGCCAGCCGAGAATATGGCTATGGAAATGCCCGCCGAGGGGATCAAACGATGA
- a CDS encoding kelch repeat protein produces the protein MAGVVLFTLYLYTLTQYALAAETNCSRIFHSAVISNGKLYIDGGEMHTRWPNETITTKPIDDLETIDLTKSWVNSDTDLYTYIPKPLANNTAIYLDEGAAWSDGDNLFFYGGYVSGVNGPSVSPLGTWKYNIASNEWTHSGFSGAALVRLCQGGAVQSSSKAYYLGGSLNP, from the exons ATGGCCGGGGTGGTTCTATTCACCctctatttatatacacTGACACAGTATGCTCTCGCGGCGGAGACAAACTGCAGTCGCATATTCCATTCTG CCGTCATCAGCAATGGAAAACTTTACATCGATGGCGGTGAAATGCACACCAGGTGGCCGAACGAAACGATCACTACGAAGCCAA TTGATGACCTCGAGACCATTGATTTAACAAAATCCTGGGTCAACTCGGACACCGATTTGTACACTTACATCCCAAAGCCCCTCGCTAACAATACTGCGATATACCTGGATGAGGGGGCCGCCTGGTCGGATGGTgacaacctcttcttctacgGGGGCTATGTCAGTGGAGTAAATGGTCCTTCGGTCTCTCCTCTCGGAACATGGAAATACAACATCGCATCCAACGAATGGACTCATAGCGGATTTTCGGGTGCTGCACTGGTACGACTTTGTCAGGGAGGTGCAGTCCAGTCTTCGAGCAAGGCCTATTACCTCGGTGGCTCCTTAAACCCCTGA
- a CDS encoding endoplasmic reticulum-resident kdel protein, producing the protein MIPLPQLLKRRYIFLVVSGIVLLAIVNGFYLNLLPVPSVIRGSAETEGAQRPDFDEAAPHPIDGLIRDAQAKWDHLLSKRVDSLADATKQYRDRRGRHPPPGFDQWFTFAKQKKAVLIEDLFDQIYDDLSPYWGLDPQVIRRHATHSDPRIIIRNHTLSSVGHTGVNWLEVWMDMISTIQEFLPDMDIPLNGMDEPRIIVPWETVSEYRAKDRDLQQQLDPRMAVDQYMTLSSEEQSAEYSPPAFQGADKPFWDIMRGACPPESPGRTSNIQKVDFANPPAEFFNYRNSFSENGYVRDFERSKDPCWRAELQALHGSFIEPTTTSTTHELIPLFGGSKLTVNNEILIPPAVYWEDNPTYSGGKSNHGGPWSKKKDIVFWRGIASGGRNRVDTWTGYQRHRLVSMLNGTEVALTNGSSHGINFRLPDYQYYQVTAGLDGALPEFLNKHCDLGFLDLCCFPLEGSPHCSYTDPYFKLVKGMPMKEQYAFKYLPDVDGNSFSGRYRAFLLSTSLPIKATVYKEWHDSRLIPWAHFVPMDSLYMDVYGILQYFMGYKGRDRHDKQAEKIAMDGKSWAEKVLRQEDMQIYVYRLLLEYARLCDDQRDSLAFVGDLMNI; encoded by the coding sequence ATGATTCCGCTGCCACAGCTGCTTAAACGCCGGTACATCTTTCTGGTCGTCTCGGGTATCGTTCTTCTCGCCATCGTCAACGGCTTCTACCTTAACCTTCTCCCTGTCCCGAGCGTCATTCGCGGCTCCGCGGAGACAGAAGGAGCTCAACGACCCGATTTCGACGAGGCTGCGCCGCATCCGATCGATGGATTAATTCGCGATGCCCAAGCGAAATGGGATCATTTACTGTCGAAGCGCGTGGATTCCCTAGCTGATGCAACCAAGCAATATCGAGACCGAAGAGGCCGTCACCCGCCGCCCGGCTTCGATCAGTGGTTTACCTTTgcgaaacagaaaaaggcaGTACTCATCGAAGACCTGTTCGATCAGATATATGATGACTTGAGTCCATACTGGGGGTTGGACCCTCAAGTAATTCGGCGCCATGCAACTCACTCAGATCCACGTATCATTATTCGCAACCATACACTGTCCTCTGTCGGTCATACTGGCGTCAACTGGCTCGAGGTCTGGATGGATATGATCTCGACTATCCAGGAGTTTCTACCTGATATGGACATCCCACTGAATGGTATGGACGAACCGCGCATCATCGTCCCATGGGAGACCGTCTCAGAATATCGCGCCAAAGACCGCGAtcttcaacaacaactcGATCCAAGGATGGCCGTTGATCAGTATATGACTCTGTCATCCGAGGAACAGTCTGCGGAATACTCGCCTCCCGCATTCCAGGGAGCTGACAAGCCTTTCTGGGATATCATGCGCGGTGCATGTCCTCCCGAGAGCCCCGGACGCACCAGCAATATCCAAAAAGTTGATTTTGCCAACCCTCCAGCCGAATTCTTCAACTACCGTAACTCCTTCTCTGAAAATGGATATGTGAGAGACTTTGAGCGCTCCAAGGACCCCTGCTGGCGGGCGGAGCTGCAGGCATTACATGGTAGCTTTATCGAACCTACCACTACATCTACCACACACGAATTGATCCCGTTATTCGGGGGTTCAAAGCTAACCGTTAACAACGAGATCCTTATACCACCCGCGGTGTACTGGGAAGACAACCCTACTTATTCTGGCGGAAAAAGCAACCATGGCGGCCCGTggtccaagaagaaggatatcgTTTTCTGGCGTGGAATTGCAAGCGGCGGTCGCAACCGTGTCGACACCTGGACGGGATACCAACGACACAGACTGGTATCGATGCTGAATGGCACAGAAGTCGCGCTGACCAATGGATCGTCTCATGGGATCAACTTCCGTCTACCCGATTACCAGTACTATCAAGTGACAGCGGGTCTGGATGGTGCACTTCCTGAGTTCTTGAATAAGCATTGCGACCTGGGATTCCTGGATCTCTGCTGTTTTCCGCTCGAAGGCAGTCCACATTGCTCTTATACTGACCCCTACTTTAAGCTCGTCAAAGGAATGCCCATGAAGGAACAATACGCTTTCAAATATCTGCCCGATGTAGATGGCAATTCCTTTAGTGGACGGTACCGTGCGTTCCTACTCTCCACGTCATTACCTATCAAAGCAACAGTTTACAAAGAATGGCATGATTCACGACTGATTCCCTGGGCGCACTTTGTGCCCATGGACTCCCTCTATATGGATGTTTACGGCATTTTACAGTATTTTATGGGATACAAGGGACGCGATAGGCATGACAAGCAGGCGGAGAAAATTGCTATGGATGGCAAGAGCTGGGCTGAGAAGGTCCTGCGCCAGGAGGATATGCAGATCTACGTTTATCGGCTGCTTTTAGAATATGCGCGACTTTGTGATGATCAACGGGATAGTCTCGCCTTTGTAGGAGACTTAATgaatatttag
- a CDS encoding fungal-specific transcription factor domain protein: MSTQDCMTLHSLAAVSPRSATRPPRVLSAGVQCIPATGVRQRRRRFPERELLERLRRYEALLRQNNIPFDPLHTPIGEGPCQSENPRGSSTPDGTADSTVGTNQLSNEQKTVKCEYSNEAKNFWYLMNQMSLGPGDENNDDEDTDENDSNHPQEDVHEDVVNKAWDQIYQSHEQNVLFGSCNTNVDISTLHPDQIQIFRLWQVYLDNVNPLLKVTHIPTLQPRIIDAAGDVANISPTLDALMFNPRSVSSILGVAIRIAQRMGIENETTNARCTALEGEMRRRLWWSLILFDNRISEISGHKTTMLTPTWDCRVPLNANDFDIRPEMKILPQSHDEPTEALFTVVRSKMGDFMRQSAFHLDFTNPSLKAIIKDTPHGADPEGDRMTAFERMIENRYLRLCNPENPLHFMTIWTTRGQLAKNRLLEHYSKYASVQQTDEQRDIAISHALIIIECDTKLMTSPLTKGYRWLTDFHFPFPAYIYILKDLRKRPTVEHADRIWRTMSDNCEARFKDMQKVNPFFESFAKIVLEAWEAREAVFRPINKPLQPPLIVLNVKRVAQTTGGIQRSDLKQPIVGSNVNTDHLPMTMPMDFGAHDLLYSTEGHDFPGPDLGGYPDIPGQATMDVEVNQSDWTTIDWYPMHSQNW; this comes from the exons ATGTCGACGCAGGACTGCATGACCTTACACTCTCTGGCGGCGGTGTCCCCACGATCTGCTACGAGGCCGCCGCGGGTCCTTTC AGCTGGCGTTCAATGCATTCCTGCCACTGGTGTGCGCCAGCGGCGTCGCAGGTTCCCCGAGCGAGAGCTGCTGGAGCGCCTGCGACGCTACGAGGCCCTGCTCCGTCAGAACAATATCCCATTCGACCCACTACACACACCTATAGGAGAAGGGCCGTGCCAAAGCGAGAATCCCAGGGGATCTAGCACCCCAGACGGAACAGCAGACTCCACTGTGGGAACGAATCAACTGTCGAACGAGCAGAAAACAGTAAAATGTGAATATTCAAACGAGGCCAA AAATTTTTGGTATCTCATGAATCAAATG TCTCTAGGTCCTGGGGATGAGaacaatgatgatgaggacacCGATGAAAACGATAGCAACCACCCACAAGAGGATGTGCATGAGGATGTGGTTAATAAGGCGTGGGATCAGATATATCAAAGCCACGAGCAAAACGTTCTCTTTGGTTCCTGTAACACAAATGTCGATATCTCTACTCTACACCCAGATCAGATCCAGATCTTCCGGCTGTGGCAGGTCTACTTGGATAATGTGAACCCTCTGCTCAAAGTCACTCATATACCTACGCTGCAACCACGGATTATTGATGCTGCTGGCGACGTGGCAAATATCAGCCCTACATTGGACGCACTAATGTTCA ACCCGCGGTCTGTATCCTCAATTCTTGGTGTTGCTATCCGCATCGCACAACGCATGGGCATTGAAAACGAGACAACCAATGCCAGATGCACTGCTCTGGAAGGTGAAATGCGCCGAAGGCTGTGGTGGTCGCTAATCCTTTTCGACAATCGTATCTCCGAAATTTCAGGTCACAAGACCACAATGCTTACTCCCACCTGGGACTGTAGGGTTCCCCTGAACGCGAATGACTTTGATATTCGGCCAGAAATGAAAATCTTGCCACAAAGTCACGATGAACCCACCGAGGCCCTTTTCACTGTCGTCCGCAGCAAAATGGGCGACTTCATGCGCCAGAGCGCTTTCCACCTCGACTTTACCAACCCATCCCTGAAGGCTATCATTAAAGATACTCCGCACGGCGCCGACCCAGAAGGAGACAGAATGACAGCTTTTGAGAGGATGATAGAGAATCGATATCTTAGGTTATGCAATCCAGAGAACCCGCTTCACTTCATGACTATTTGGACGACGCGTGGCCAGCTTGCCAAGAACCGCCTCTTGGAACATTATTCAAAATATGCATCCGTGCAGCAGACAGACGAGCAGCGCGATATCGCTATCTCACACGCTTTAATTATCATCGAGTGCGATACGAAGCTCATGACCTCTCCTCTGACGAAAGGGTACCGTTGGCTTACGGACTTTCACTTCCCATTTCCCGCATACATCTATATTTTGAAAGACTTGCGGAAGAGACCTACTGTGGAGCATGCCGATAGGATCTGGAGGACCATGAGCGATAACTGCGAAGCTCGCTTCAAGGATATGCAAAAGGTGAACCCGTTTTTTGAATCCTTCGCCAAAATTGTACTCGAGGCCTGGGAGGCGCGTGAGGCGGTATTCAGACCAATAAACAAGCCACTACAGCCACCATTGATTGTCTTGAACGTCAAACGAGTGGCGCAGACAACAGGAGGTATACAACGAAGCGACCTAAAACAGCCCATAGTCGGATCGAATGTGAACACTGACCATCTGCCAATGACTATGCCGATGGACTTTGGTGCCCATGACTTGCTCTACAGTACGGAAGGTCATGACTTTCCGGGGCCGGATCTTGGGGGCTACCCTGATATACCTGGACAGGCGACAATGGATGTGGAGGTGAACCAGTCAGACTGGACTACAATAGATTGGTATCCGATGCATTCCCAGAACTGGTGA
- a CDS encoding cofilin: MSSGVGVDNDCQTKFLEMKLRQKYRYVIYRLSADNKEIVVDKTGSIDSTYDDFIGDLSEHECRWAVYDFEPKLDGDRQIRKLVFISWCPDVAHIRSKMIFTSNKDTLRRQLVGIGLDISGTEFSEISFETILEKVK, translated from the exons ATGTCTTCTGGGGTAGGGGTCGATAATGACTGCCAAACAAAGTTTCTTGAAATGAAACTTCGGCAAAAATATCGATATGTCATCTACAGACTGAGCGCAGACAACAAGGAAATTGTGGTTGACAAAACAGGAAGCATTGACTCCACCTATGACGATTTCATTGGGGATCTTTCCGAACATGAGTGTCGATGGGCAGTGTATGACTTTGAACCCAAACTAGATGGGGATCGTCAAATAAGGAAGCTGGTATTCATAAGCTG GTGTCCGGATGTTGCTCATATAAGGTCAAAAATGATTTTTACCAGCAACAAAGATACGTTGCGCAGGCAACTAGTTGGAATCGGATTGGATATATCCGGAACAGAATTCAGTGAGATTTCTTTCGAAACTA TCTTGGAAAAAGTCAAGTGA
- a CDS encoding C6 zinc finger domain protein: MGVPRSNGCLLCVQRRVKCDEGLPGCARCAKYGRPCPGYDRGFKFVAGKPHRSKRRPGSKTAVDDTHLVDISSGKASQAMQQSLARRASSLWLRSADTNVMQSLDILIGDVSQPFPASSTYTTTRWFTFLPAIYGRNTTLDASIRCFVAHHIGMMTENKQAVMYARSTYVEALNRLQRSLYNPTESLSSEILCAVLLQCFYELFANAHDSTCWIKHANGLSQLVKLRGCDSYQTEFDHTLLKASRGLIIMHSLFSKEKCFLTSTDWQSVMKQQFDSTFPAVIFAQVEELFAYYTTIPCFIHQFFDLRQADPTHEKTQLKASKLLNDALDMQNKLSTWYDKFSQTAPLPTEVLSSMGDTLYPIVYSFTDVDTATIFAAYYSYMVIIHAILGACHYPGEHAAMVVYYRDQICMSVEFNAQGMLGPSRLGFPLLVVNEFADPPTKLWVQGWLQRLSKTYKVMLPQNYERK, translated from the exons ATGGGAGTGCCTCGAAGTAACGGTTGCTTGCTCTGTGTGCAGCGTCGTGTGAAG TGTGACGAGGGGCTCCCTGGATGCGCGAGATGCGCGAAATACGGAAGACCCTGCCCCGGATACGACCGAGGCTTCAAGTTCGTCGCGGGGAAGCCGCATCGCTCCAAACGGCGTCCGGGGTCGAAAACAGCGGTGGATGACACGCATCTCGTAGACATCAGTTCAGGAAAGGCCAGTCAGGCTATGCAGCAATCCCTCGCTCGGAGGGCCAGTTCATTGTGGTTGAGATCTGCAGACACGAATGTAATGCAGAGTCTTGATATCTTAATTGGTGATGTCTCCCAACCATTTCCTGCCTCTTCAACTTATACAACCACTCGCTGGTTTACCTTCCTTCCCGCTATATATGGAAGAAATACAACTCTGGATGCCTCTATCAGATGCTTTGTTGCACATCACATTGGTATGATGACGGAGAATAAGCAAGCTGTCATGTATGCCAGGTCCACATACGTGGAAGCCCTGAACAGGCTCCAGCGATCTCTGTACAACCCGACGGAAAGTCTCTCATCTGAGATTCTATGTGCCGTTCTGCTTCAGTGCTTCTATGAA CTCTTCGCCAATGCACATGACTCGACATGCTGGATAAAACACGCCAATGGGTTAAGTCAGCTTGTTAAGCTTAGAGGCTGTGATAGCTACCAAACCGAGTTCGATCATACCTTACTCAAAGCCTCTCGTGGTTTGATT ATCATGCACTCTTTATTctcaaaagagaaatgctTTCTCACATCTACTGATTGGCAATCTGTGATGAAACAACAATTCGACTCTACTTTCCCCGCCGTCATCTTTGCCCAAGTCGAAGAGCTCTTTGCTTACTACACCACCATACCGTGCTTCATCCACCAATTCTTCGACCTCAGACAAGCCGATCCAACGCATGAAAAAACGCAGTTGAAGGCATCTAAGCTTCTAAACGATGCCCTCGACATGCAAAACAAATTGTCCACTTGGTATGACAAGTTCAGTCAAACAGCGCCTCTTCCAACAGAAGTCCTTTCATCAATGGGCGACACCTTGTATCCAATAGTGTACTCGTTCACAGATGTCGATACCGCAACGATCTTCGCCGCGTATTATTCGTACATGGTGATTATCCATGCGATTCTAGGGGCGTGTCACTACCCCGGCGAACATGCTGCTATGGTTGTGTACTACCGAGACCAGATCTGCATGTCCGTTGAATTCAACGCTCAAGGAATGTTAGGTCCCTCTCGACTGGGATTTCCTTTGCTCGTGGTTAATGAGTTTGCGGACCCTCCGACGAAGCTGTGGGTTCAGGGTTGGTTACAACGACTTTCAAAGACTTATAAAGTTATGCTGCCGCAGAATTATGAACG TAAATGA
- a CDS encoding heterokaryon incompatibility protein-domain-containing protein, which yields MDWSKLVIYARIRSQERRVLLVGFRTAYPAIGLCQPLYIWRLLMRGSTKILRPLALSCFTVFLKVCSLPPVRHACSYYPIIADKRAALQLNQIPTQHNLSGKPLITYDFMEITIILQPPQNIRCKVLEFDDKALGARVEISRTGKRYAEFGRLDKLSLEYSLRDTFPDLPILAAEQCGMCALMREQFLAVGKEEKLHSATLEILKIGLDFCYGYHLNRMNGLLVYFKLNDGHKRKMMFSIQAEPADPCYNWLSIMRRPIASSVLSKSGISRIREMVEGTNFRSDLDTEECYLPTRLIHVGDEQHEPRLVVSRMHPPFLLKNEGWNSRYIALSYCWGSRTEAEQQLKTTTDSFKSHMQRIPIEALPQTLLDALSVCRALGVPYLWVDVLCIIQGDKSDWERESANMANVYSHSFLTVCAAQGDSCQSGFLKRCPPSQVRIPFHSSLDPSVSAEDGERQSFPLVMGPSLTNYSQPPMTRSDAYSEWYFLVELYSSRSLTYQDDILVAVSAVAKRFSTNVSGKYLAGLWEEDLHYGLLWVNNNCEGDKSSTNTTYTAPSWSWASQSCRVAFRKDRHLGLGPQSAKVLAAEISFAMDPYGQVTGGFVLLSAKACKISSTGFSVSESVGGFLPFNSHSRGAILSDITLDLSLASHEVGYKAQVWFDQRYKSEDHLISRMFMVLVSSKKSIMLGLLVLPTATQGEYTRAGLFMSKSSELGVLMFWENVETTTVKLV from the exons ATGGACTGGTCAAAACTTGTGATTTATGCACGGATTAGGTCACAGGAGAGAAGAGTGCTTTTGGTTGGCTTTAGAACTGCCTACCCAGCTATCGGCCTATGTCAACCCTTGTACATTTGGCGTCTTCTGATGCGAGGCTCTACAAAGATCCTTAGGCCATTGGCCCTCTCTTGTTTTACT GTATTCCTCAAGGTctgttctcttcctccagtAAGGCATGCATGCAGCTATTACCCCATCATCGCTGACAAACGAGCTGCATTACAACTCAATCAAATCCCCACACAGCACAATCTGTCTGGAAAGCCACTCATCACTTATGACTTTATGGAGATAACAATTATATTGCAACCTCCCCAAAACATACG GTGCAAAGTCCTCGAATTTGACGACAAGGCTCTAGGCGCCCGTGTAGAGATATCGAGAACCGGGAAGCGTTACGCTGAATTTGGGCGCCTCGATAAGTTGTCTCTCGAGTACAGCCTCAGAGATACCTTTCCTGACCTGCCAATACTTGCAGCAGAGCAATGTGGAATGTGTGCGCTTATGAGAGAGCAATTTCTTGCCGTtggaaaagaggagaaacTACATTCCGCCACATTGGAAATCCTTAAGATTGGTTTGGATTTTTGTTATGGGTATCACCTTAACCGTATGAATGGGTTGTTGGTGTACTTCAAATTGAATGATGGCCATAAGCGCAAGATGATGTTTAGTATACAAGCAGAACCTGCTG ATCCATGTTATAATTGGCTGAGCATAATGCGAAGACCTATTGCGTCAAGTGTATTGTCCAAATCTGGTATATCAAGAATAAGAGAAATGGTGGAAGGCACCAACTTCAGAAGTGATTTGGATACAGAGGAATGCTATCTCCCGACGCGCCTGATTCATGTCGGTGATGAACAACATGAGCCACGCCTTGTAGTTTCAAGAATGCATCCACCATTTCTCCTGAAGAACGAGGGATGGAACTCCCGTTACATCGCTCTTAGCTACTGCTGGGGCTCTCGCACCGAGGCTGAGCAACAACTGAAAACCACCACGGATTCTTTCAAGAGCCATATGCAGAGGATTCCAATTGAAGCACTGCCGCAAACGCTCTTGGACGCACTTTCGGTCTGTCGAGCATTAGGAGTGCCGTATCTATGGGTAGATGTACTGTGCATCATCCAGGGAGATAAGAGTGACTGGGAAAGAGAGTCCGCAAACATGGCCAATGTGTACTCTCACTCATTCTTGACTGTCTGTGCTGCGCAGGGAGACTCGTGCCAGAGCGGGTTTCTGAAGCGATGCCCTCCGTCTCAAGTAAGAATTCCTTTCCATTCATCTTTAGACCCCTCTGTTTCAG CCGAAGATGGCGAACGTCAGTCTTTCCCGCTCGTTATGGGTCCCAGTTTGACAAACTATTCTCAGCCTCCCATGACGCGAAGCGATGCATACAGTGAATGGTATTTCTTGGTAGAGCTCTATAGCTCTCGCTCACTGACCTACCAAGATGACATCCTGGTAGCCGTCTCGGCAGTCGCAAAGCGCTTCTCTACAAATGTAAGCGGGAAATATTTGGCAGGGCTATGGGAGGAAGACCTTCACTATGGGCTCCTATGGGTCAACAATAATTGCGAGGGAGACAAATCTAGTACGAACACCACATATACGGCTCCATCGTGGAGTTGGGCAAGTCAGTCATGCCGGGTAGCGTTTCGCAAGGACCGTCATCTGGGTCTGGGACCCCAGTCAGCAAAAGTATTGGCTGCGGAGATATCGTTCGCCATGGATCCGTACGGGCAAGTCACTGGCGGGTTCGTCTTACTTTCAGCCAAAGCTTGCAAGATCTCATCGACAGGATTTAGTGTTTCTGAGAGCGTTGGcggctttcttcctttcaaCAGCCATTCAAGAGGTGCTATATTGAGTGATATCACGCTTGATTTATCGCTAGCGTCACATGAGGTAGGATATAAGGCTCAGGTCTGGTTTGATCAGAGATATAAGTCAGAAGATCATTTGATTAGTCGAATGTTCATGGTTTTAGTATCTAGCAAAAAGAGTATAATGCTAGGTCTTCTCGTTCTACCGACCGCTACCCAAGGCGAATATACGAGAGCAGGACTCTTTATGTCTAAAAGCTCGGAACTCGGAGTTTTAATGTTCTGGGAAAATGTCGAGACAACAACCGTCAAGCTGGTATAG